CTCACCGAGGCCCTGGAACGCGTACGGCGACGTGCGGGGCTTGAACGCGCCGCCGCGCAGCAGCGTCGCGCCCGCGGCCTGCGCCATCTGCGCCGCGCCGAGGGTCTGCTCGGGGGTCTCCACCGCGCAGGGGCCGGCGATCAGCGTCACGGTGCCGGGGCCGATCGGCACCCCGCCGACCCGGACGACCGACCGCTCGGCGTGGTTCTCGCGGCTCACCAGCTTGTAGGGCGCCGAGATGCGGATGACGTCGCTGACTCCGCGCATCCCGCGCAGGTTCAGCGAGCCGAACTGCTGGACGTCGCCCACCAGCCCGACGATGGTCCGTTCCACGCCGCGGCTGACGAAGGCGTCGCCTCCCGCCGTCTCAACTAGTGAGACGACGGCTCTGACGTCCGCTTCGCTGGCCTCCGGGGCCATGACGACGACCATGGGTTGCTGCCTCTCCTTCGCGCCCCGGGAGGCCGGCCGGTCCCCGGAACGACGAAAGCCCCGGGCCGGCCGGCCCGGGGCTTTCGCCTTCGTGGTCTGTCAGCGCAGCGTCTGGCAGACCAGCCGTCCGGGCTGGTCGGGCCAAAACAGATACACGACGCTGCGCATGGGGCAAGCGTAGCCGATGTCCGGGCCCGCGGCCCGCACGCACCCCGGATATGGCTCAGCTCACTCCGGATGGCAGGATGGCCGCGTCATGACCAACCCCGAACAGCCCGCGCCGCAGCCGGGCGAACTGCCGCCCGGGCAGTACGTCCCCCGGGGCTGGCCCGTCCTCCACTACGGTCCCGTCCCGAAGTTCCGTCCCAAGGACTGGGATTTCCGGGTCTTCGGCGCCACCGAGTCGGGGGAGCAGCACCGCTGGACCTGGGACGAGTTCGACGCGCTCCCGAAGGCCGCCTCGGTCGCCGACTTCCACTGCGTCACCAAGTTCACCATCCCGGACAACGAGTGGCGGGGCGTCCCCGGCACGGCGATCACCGACCTGGCGCCGCCCGCGCCGGACGTCACGCACGTCATGGTCTGGGCCGAGTACGGCTACAGCGCCAACATCCGGATGAGCGACTTCCTCGCCGACGGGACGGTGTTCGCCACCCACCGCGACGGCGAGCGCCTCACCCCCGACCACGGCTTCCCCGTCCGCATCGTCATCCCGCACCTGTACGCGTGGAAGAGCGTGAAGTGGGTGCGGGGCGTGGAGTACCTGGTGAAGGACCGCCGGGGCTTCTGGGAGGAGCGCGGCTACCACAACGTCGCCGACCCGTGGCGGGAGCAGCGCTACTCATACCAGGAGGACGAGGGCGAGTCGCCCCCGCTGTGATCGGCGGGCCCCGATTGGTCTGCTGGTACGGGCCTTCCGGCGGTTCGAGCGTGTCCCATTCGAGACCTCGGTAAATCGGCAACAGGCGCACCCGCGGCGATGATAGCCATTACCGTAAGTTTCCATGGACCTACCGTCCGTCACAGATGTCGTGGTGTGCGCCGCGGCAGCCGGGGCCAGCGGGGTCTGGGCGCCGCGCCGGTGGTGCCTCCTGCCGCGGCGAGGGCCCGCAGATCCGGCGGAGGCGGCCGCCCTCGCCGCCCTGCACCTGATCGCGCACGCCGCGCCCCCGCTGCGGGCCGGGCTCACCGGCGACGCGGCGCGCAGGGCGGCCCGGCTGCTGCGCTCGCTGCTCGGCGCCGAGGCCGTCGCGATCGTGGCGGCGCGCCCGCCCGACGATCCGGACGGCGCCGATGATCCGGACGGCGCCGGCGACCCGGGCGGCACCGGCGACCCGGGCGACGACGCGCGCGCCGCGCCGCGGCTGCTGGCCTGGGACGGCGCCGGCCGCGGCGCCCACGCGGACGAGGCGGTCGCGCACGCGCTGCCCGTCCTGGCTTCCGGCAGGCCCCGGGTCGTCACGCGGCGGCAGCCGCTCGCCTGCGGCGATCCGCGCTGCGGCGTCCAGGTGGCGATGATCGCGCCCCTCGCCGTCGGGGGCCGCGTCGAGGGCGCGCTGAGCGCGTACTGGCCGAG
The sequence above is a segment of the Actinomadura coerulea genome. Coding sequences within it:
- a CDS encoding sulfite oxidase-like oxidoreductase, with product MTNPEQPAPQPGELPPGQYVPRGWPVLHYGPVPKFRPKDWDFRVFGATESGEQHRWTWDEFDALPKAASVADFHCVTKFTIPDNEWRGVPGTAITDLAPPAPDVTHVMVWAEYGYSANIRMSDFLADGTVFATHRDGERLTPDHGFPVRIVIPHLYAWKSVKWVRGVEYLVKDRRGFWEERGYHNVADPWREQRYSYQEDEGESPPL